One region of Vidua chalybeata isolate OUT-0048 chromosome 26, bVidCha1 merged haplotype, whole genome shotgun sequence genomic DNA includes:
- the MEIOC gene encoding meiosis-specific coiled-coil domain-containing protein MEIOC isoform X2 encodes MGTAMGTAVGCAPPPVAHPAGRRGCLGRDPLGAEEASRSDPGGCPSPATPSGIRHLPVWEQPNVAFRGGGRCWGSAEAGGRPPDVFSTALPGSASLYGCYKSQNEENVELPQAYSSSLSTSEYSAPVDPSLLYPPWSTCTDDTKQPAAPQINLKSRIQPERNDYGSETDLYGLVSNILEEQDKPQPCFAEGSCPPTLKSVWPVSMTRMEHHDLLPEARRAVVGAVPQQGFYGSESLPAADKQFLQSPTLVAQQKADDCYRGFAGVDLEEQSLYSARSDRANGCNLQTNESMKTTPVYQNYPYLKNTFAAQAGYSEAIKDSGADAYSYGREKVCPKGADAQVLPKRAETFLPQCHRYNENTDYTRYTEYSHAGKAKPNKGTSCSLQENRKLVNGTPEAPSLDAEPYAKLFQVKSGTQKKFEDTISDQHDFTFPKSVGLVSEKQFASESSFSTDFGQKFEYGLKSFAACPGNNGVEKQQFSKADLQNPEFCKSLPLLPSAAVPSAGSSARPGWMNIQTKPTASGPFQNPSPLLKLNNQSPAFPKSSRHSNDFFQLPSSNLPLNSNLLHKYCQDNTFLSSLDFGYSTAERSRAAACMEALVRGGEENLIEYLSEKKLKQPNGFCDSYLAQQLGIIDNLNKQRFQLKPQSEHCDLEGQNQADGVFQDMYQELLESQGQLHLGAENGDTSAIGAGSCLQAPGIPNCVVGDFRRNWQLGPSTFPMRSAHVLGRSVVPLMEPHTLFSQDDLKRLYPCFTGKMYGDNALSGFVSAFGFQKQVKSRSGPASELHVRLEECYEQWRALEKERKKAKPVQAVVRVSRHSTAGTRCVGTIALVELL; translated from the exons ATGGGGACCGCGATGGGGACTGCGGTTGGCTGTGCGCCTCCGCCCGTTGCACACCCGGCGGGCCGCCGCGGCTGTCTTGGGCGTGACCCCCTCGGCGCTGAGGAGGCATCGAGGTCCGACCCCGGCGGGTGTCCGAGCCCCGCTACACCCTCCGGCATCCGGCACCTTCCCGTGTGGGAGCAG CCCAACGTGGCGTTCCGAGGCGGCGGCCGCTGCTGGGGCAGCGCGGAAGCGGGCGGGAGGCCGCCGGACGTGTTCAGCACCGCCCTGCCGGGCTCTGCCTCGCTCTATGGCTGCTACAAGTCACAG aatgaagaaaatgtgGAGTTGCCTCAGGCCTACAGTTCTTCCCTTTCAACATCAGAGTACTCTGCACCCGTGGATCCTTCCCTTTTGTACCCCCCTTGGTCTACGTGTACAGATGACACCAagcagcctgctgctcctcaaATTAACCTGAAGTCCAG GATTCAGCCCGAAAGGAATGATTATGGCAGTGAAACTGATTTGTATGGACTCGTGTCAAACATCTTGGAAGAACAAGACAAACCACAGCCGTGCTTTGCTGAGGG GAGTTGCCCTCCCACCCTGAAGTCAGTGTGGCCAGTGAGCATGACCAGAATGGAGCACCATGACCTGTTGCCAGAAGCCAGGAGGGCAGTTGTTGGAGCAGTGCCCCAGCAGGGTTTCTATGGCAGTGagtccctccctgctgctgacaAGCAGTTCCTGCAGAGTCCCACTCTGGTGGCACAGCAGAAAGCAGACGATTGTTACCGCGGCTTTGCCGGCGTGGACCTGGAAGAGCAGAGCTTGTACTCTGCCAGGAGCGATCGTGCCAATGGCTGCAACTTGCAGACTAATGAGAGTATGAAGACAACACCTGTATATCAGAACTACCCCTACCTGAAAAACACCtttgcagcccaggctgggtaCTCAGAAGCAATCAAAGACTCAGGAGCCGATGCTTATTCTTATGGAAGGGAGAAGGTGTGTCCCAAAGGAGCAGATGCACAGGTGCTCCCAAAGCGGGCAGAAACATTCCTTCCACAGTGTCACAGATACAATGAGAACACAGATTATACCAGATACACTGAATATTCTCATGCTGGTAAAGCAAAGCCCAACAAGGGCACCAGTTGCAGCCTCCAAGAAAATAGAAAGCTGGTAAATGGAACCCCTGAGGCACCATCTCTGGATGCAGAGCCCTATGCTAAGTTATTTCAAGTTAAATCAGGCACTCAGAAAAAATTTGAAGATACAATTTCAGATCAGCATGACTTTACATTTCCCAAGTCTGTAGGACTTGTATCAGAAAAACAATTTGCAAGCGAATCTTCCTTCAGCACTGATTTTGGGCAAAAATTTGAATATGGGCTAAAATCTTTTGCAGCTTGTCCAGGGAATAATGgtgtggaaaagcagcagttttccaAGGCCGATCTTCAAAATCCTGAATTCTGTAAATCACTCCCACTGTTGCCCAGTGCAGCAGTCCCCTCAGCAGGCTCTAGTGCCAGGCCAGGGTGGATGAACatccaaaccaaacccacagcTTCTGGCCCCTTCCAGAATCCAAGTCCTTTGTTGAAACTGAATAATCAGTCGCCTGCATTTCCAAAAAGCTCTCGTCattctaatgatttttttcagttgccaTCTTCAAATTTGCCTTTAAACAGTAATTTACTTCACAAGTACTGTCAAGACAACACATTCCTCTCCAGCCTTGACTTCGGCTACAGCACTGCAGAGCGATCTCGGGCAGCTGCGTGCATGGAAGCCCTGGTTAGGGGTGGGGAAGAGAACCTCATTGAGTACCTCAGTGAGAAGAAGTTGAAGCAGCCAAATGGATTCTGTGACAGTTACTTGGCTCAGCAGTTGGGGATCATTGACAATCTGAACAAACAGCGTTTCCAGCTGAAGCCACAGAGTGAGCACTGTGATCTGGAAGGGCAGAACCAGGCGGATGGGGTGTTTCAGGACATGTACCAGGAGTTATTGGAGTCTCAGGGGCAGCTGCATCTCGGGGCAGAGAACGGGGACACCAGTGCCAttggtgctgggagctgcctgcaggctcCAGGCATTCCCAACTGTGTGGTAGGTGACTTCAGGCGGAACTGGCAGCTGGGCCCCAGCACCTTCCCCATGAGATCTGCTCACGTCTTGGGCCGGTCCGTGGTGCCTCTGATGGAGCCTCACACCTTATTCTCCCAGGATGATCTCAAACGCCTCTACCCCTGCTTTACGGGGAAGATGTACGGTGACAATGccctttctggttttgtgtcaGCATTTGGATTTCAAAAGCAAGTTAAAAGTCGCAGCGGGCCTGCCAGCGAGCTGCATGTGAGACTGGAAGAGTGTTATGAGCAGTGGAGAgctttggagaaagaaagaaagaag
- the LOC128800048 gene encoding basic proline-rich protein-like, with protein MAPGRSRRGPARGGLRRVPAVVLAPAQRPPHPARPRPLASARGARPISARAAASHLPAQRERLCWPCGDGRPASKALRRDWPRPPARSQWENRSLVPPANERPRRRRSPGDSAPSGPRALPPLRALSPPGPATASGPVTSGPCHLRALPPPRALSPPGPVTASGPVTASGPVTSGPCHLRALPPPRALSPPGPVTSGPCHRLGPCHLRALPPPRALPPPRALSPPGPATASGPVTSGPCHLRALSPLGPATASGPVTSGPCHLRALPPPRALPPPRACHLRALPPPRALPPPRALPPSGPVTSPSLSPLGPVTSGPCHLRALPPPRALSPPGPVISGPCHLQALSPLGPATASGPATSPSLSPPGPATSGPCHRLGPCHRLGLCHFWALPPPRARHLPEPVTSGPCHLPEPVTSSPCHPAWALSGP; from the coding sequence ATGGCTCCGGGCCGGTCTCGGCGCGGGCCCGCGCGGGGCGGCCTGAGGCGAGTTCCGGCCGTTGTCCTCGCGCCGGCCCAACGGCCGCCCCACCCCGCGCGCCCCCGTCCATTGGCCAGCGCCCGAGGCGCTCGGCCAATCAGCGCCCGCGCGGCCGCCTCGCACCTCCCCGCGCAACGTGAGCGGCTCTGCTGGCCATGCGGTGACGGCCGCCCGGCGAGCAAAGCGCTGCGCCGCGATTGGCCCCGCCCGCCGGCGCGCAGCCAATGGGAAAACAGATCGCTCGTGCCTCCCGCCAATGAGCGGCCGCGGAGGCGCCGCTCGCCCGGAGACAGCGCCCCGAGCGGCCCCCGGGCCCTGCCACCGCTTCGGGCCCTGTCACCTCCGGGCCCTGCCACCGCCTCGGGCCCTGTCACCTCCGGGCCCTGTCACCTCCGGGCCCTGCCACCGCCTCGGGCCCTGTCACCTCCGGGCCCTGTCACCGCCTCGGGCCCTGTCACCGCCTCGGGCCCTGTCACCTCCGGGCCCTGTCACCTCCGGGCCCTGCCACCGCCTCGGGCCCTGTCACCTCCGGGCCCTGTCACCTCCGGGCCCTGCCACCGCCTCGGGCCCTGTCACCTCCGGGCCCTGCCACCGCCTCGGGCCCTGCCACCGCCTCGGGCCCTGTCACCTCCGGGCCCTGCCACCGCCTCGGGCCCTGTCACCTCCGGGCCCTGTCACCTCCGGGCCCTGTCACCTCTGGGCCCTGCCACCGCCTCGGGCCCTGTCACCTCCGGGCCCTGTCACCTCCGGGCCCTGCCACCGCCTCGGGCCCTGCCACCTCCCCGAGCCTGTCACCTCCGGGCCCTGCCACCGCCTCGGGCCCTGCCACCGCCTCGGGCCCTGCCACCTTCGGGCCCTGTCACCTCCCCGAGCCTGTCACCTCTGGGCCCTGTCACCTCCGGGCCCTGTCACCTCCGGGCCCTGCCACCGCCTCGGGCCCTGTCACCTCCGGGCCCTGTCATCTCCGGGCCCTGTCACCTCCAGGCCCTGTCACCTCTGGGCCCTGCCACCGCCTCGGGCCCTGCCACCTCCCCGAGCCTGTCACCTCCGGGCCCTGCCACCTCCGGGCCCTGCCACCGCCTCGGGCCCTGCCACCGCCTCGGGCTCTGTCACTTCTGGGCCCTGCCACCGCCTCGGGCCCGTCACCTCCCCGAGCCTGTCACCTCCGGGCCCTGCCACCTCCCCGAGCCTGtcacctccagcccctgccacccTGCCTGGGCCCTGTCAGGCCCCTGA